Proteins co-encoded in one Armatimonadota bacterium genomic window:
- the infB gene encoding translation initiation factor IF-2 produces the protein MRVYELAKELGLATKEMMEILALLKIAVKSHSSSLTVAQEERVRLHVAATRPKGKKAVPTPVAPPPPAPEPKIDARTPTGERILGVRKITAPAAPPEPAPVADLRPATEAPPRVVVRPAAQAPVGAPPSPAPAAAPPQAAAPPAPPAAAPAPAAAPAAPTAPTTEPRRDKPRPEGPPEGMRIQPVKPPRRDATREAPARELLDVTVLPPVVPEARPAPPRAPERRKPAAEPRPATRPEPPRPYLRRPPRRRRPLRPEETQVEAPPVAAAEIELSGPVTVAELAARLQVQTGEVVRRLLDHGVLAGVNQQVPLELAHKVAESFGTTVRRPAAAPVEPSAPRIQRLAVTAGETAPPRPPVVTVMGHVDHGKTSLLDAIRRTRVAEGEFGGITQHIGASIVETADGRRIVFIDTPGHEAFTALRARGAQVTDIVVLVVAADDGVMPQTVEALNHARAAGVPIIVAINKIDLPQANPDRVKQQLAELGLVPEEWGGDVIMVPVSARQRTGIDQLLEMILLVAELQDLRAEVDRPARGTVIEARLDRGRGPVATVIVQEGTLRVGDAVVVNEIAGRVRAMVDARGQRVDAATPSVPVEVVGLDEVPTAGDLLEVVRDERMAKAIAEERRERRRAAEQAARPTVAAEEAAGGPKELRLIIKADTHGSVEALTAAVGRLSTPEVALTVLHAGVGNVTESDVMLAAASKAVVVGFNVRPEAQVRRMAEEARVDLRLHRLIYEVLDDLAQLQRGLLAPREQEVTLGQAEVRKVFVISRVGTVAGSYVTTGRLVRGAQARLIRDGAVVYQGRIASLRRFKDDVREVTEGFECGVGLERFNDIKEGDLIEAFEVQQVPA, from the coding sequence ATGCGGGTGTACGAGCTGGCCAAAGAGCTGGGGCTTGCGACCAAGGAGATGATGGAGATCCTGGCGCTCCTGAAGATCGCGGTCAAGAGCCACAGCAGCAGCCTGACCGTCGCACAGGAGGAGCGGGTGCGCCTCCACGTGGCCGCCACACGGCCGAAGGGGAAGAAGGCCGTCCCCACCCCTGTGGCCCCCCCGCCGCCGGCGCCCGAGCCGAAGATCGACGCCCGCACGCCCACCGGCGAGCGCATCCTGGGTGTTCGCAAGATCACCGCGCCAGCCGCGCCTCCCGAGCCCGCGCCCGTCGCGGACCTGCGTCCGGCCACCGAGGCACCACCCCGGGTCGTCGTCCGCCCGGCAGCACAGGCACCGGTGGGCGCGCCGCCGTCTCCCGCGCCGGCAGCGGCGCCGCCGCAGGCTGCGGCGCCTCCCGCGCCTCCCGCCGCTGCCCCTGCACCAGCCGCGGCGCCGGCGGCTCCCACGGCGCCGACGACGGAGCCACGGCGGGACAAGCCGCGGCCCGAAGGGCCACCCGAGGGCATGCGTATCCAGCCCGTGAAGCCGCCCCGTCGCGACGCCACGCGCGAGGCGCCTGCCCGCGAACTGCTGGACGTCACCGTGCTGCCGCCGGTGGTGCCCGAGGCCAGGCCGGCACCGCCGCGCGCGCCGGAGCGGCGCAAGCCGGCGGCAGAGCCCCGGCCGGCGACGCGCCCGGAGCCGCCGCGGCCCTATCTGAGGCGTCCGCCGCGTCGGCGCCGTCCGCTGCGGCCAGAAGAGACCCAGGTCGAGGCGCCGCCGGTGGCGGCTGCCGAGATCGAGCTGAGCGGCCCGGTCACGGTGGCAGAGCTGGCGGCCCGGCTGCAGGTCCAGACGGGCGAGGTCGTGCGACGCCTGCTGGACCACGGCGTGCTGGCCGGCGTCAACCAGCAGGTGCCGCTCGAGCTTGCTCACAAGGTGGCCGAGTCGTTCGGCACCACGGTGCGTCGGCCCGCCGCGGCCCCGGTCGAACCGTCCGCGCCCAGGATCCAGCGGCTGGCGGTCACGGCGGGGGAGACGGCGCCGCCCCGTCCGCCGGTCGTCACGGTGATGGGCCACGTGGACCACGGCAAGACGTCGCTGTTGGACGCCATCCGCCGTACCCGGGTCGCCGAGGGTGAGTTCGGCGGCATCACCCAGCACATCGGCGCGTCCATCGTCGAGACTGCGGACGGGCGGCGGATCGTGTTCATCGACACGCCGGGGCACGAGGCGTTCACGGCGCTGCGCGCCCGGGGCGCGCAGGTGACCGACATCGTGGTGCTGGTGGTGGCGGCCGACGACGGGGTCATGCCCCAGACGGTCGAGGCGCTCAACCATGCCCGGGCCGCGGGCGTGCCCATCATCGTCGCCATCAACAAGATCGATCTGCCCCAGGCCAACCCGGACCGGGTGAAGCAGCAGCTGGCCGAGCTGGGTCTCGTCCCCGAAGAGTGGGGCGGCGACGTGATCATGGTGCCGGTTTCGGCGCGCCAGCGCACCGGGATCGACCAGCTCTTGGAGATGATTCTGTTGGTCGCCGAGCTCCAGGACCTGCGGGCCGAGGTCGACCGTCCGGCCCGGGGGACCGTGATCGAGGCCAGGCTGGACCGGGGCCGCGGCCCGGTGGCGACCGTCATCGTCCAAGAGGGGACGCTGCGCGTGGGCGACGCCGTGGTGGTCAACGAGATCGCCGGCCGCGTGCGGGCTATGGTGGACGCCCGGGGCCAGCGCGTGGATGCCGCCACGCCATCGGTTCCGGTGGAGGTCGTGGGGCTCGACGAGGTGCCGACAGCGGGCGACCTGCTGGAAGTGGTGCGGGACGAGCGGATGGCCAAGGCCATCGCCGAAGAGCGGCGGGAACGCCGGCGTGCCGCCGAGCAGGCCGCGCGTCCGACTGTGGCGGCCGAGGAGGCCGCCGGTGGCCCCAAGGAACTCCGGCTGATCATCAAGGCCGACACCCATGGCTCGGTGGAAGCGCTGACCGCAGCGGTGGGCCGGCTCTCGACCCCGGAGGTGGCGCTGACGGTGCTCCACGCCGGCGTCGGCAACGTCACCGAGTCGGATGTCATGCTGGCTGCGGCCAGCAAGGCGGTGGTCGTGGGGTTCAACGTCCGGCCCGAAGCGCAGGTGCGCCGGATGGCGGAGGAGGCCAGGGTCGACCTCCGGCTCCACCGGCTGATCTACGAAGTGCTCGACGATCTGGCGCAGCTGCAGCGCGGCCTGCTGGCACCTCGCGAGCAGGAGGTGACCCTGGGGCAGGCCGAGGTGCGCAAGGTGTTCGTGATCTCCCGCGTGGGGACCGTGGCTGGCTCCTACGTGACGACAGGCCGGCTGGTACGCGGCGCGCAGGCGCGCCTGATCCGGGACGGTGCCGTGGTCTACCAGGGGCGGATCGCCTCGCTGCGACGCTTCAAGGACGACGTGCGCGAGGTGACCGAGGGGTTCGAGTGCGGCGTCGGACTCGAGCGGTTCAACGACATCAAGGAAGGCGACCTCATCGAGGCCTTCGAGGTCCAGCAGGTCCCCGCGTAG
- a CDS encoding YlxR family protein, with translation MPRVRHVPQRQCVTCRQVRPKRELLRVVRTPTGEVRVDATGKVAGRGAYVCPSEACAESAVRDGRLQRALEVPIPEDVTAALRVAVAQAQRARTPGAQ, from the coding sequence ATGCCCAGAGTGCGCCATGTGCCCCAGCGCCAGTGCGTGACCTGCCGGCAAGTCCGGCCCAAGCGCGAGTTGCTCCGCGTGGTGCGCACGCCGACCGGTGAGGTGCGGGTGGACGCCACCGGGAAGGTCGCGGGCCGCGGCGCGTACGTCTGCCCGTCGGAGGCCTGTGCCGAGTCTGCGGTGCGCGACGGGCGTTTGCAGCGTGCCCTCGAGGTGCCCATTCCCGAGGACGTGACGGCGGCGCTGCGAGTCGCAGTGGCGCAGGCGCAACGGGCGCGGACGCCGGGCGCGCAGTAG
- the nusA gene encoding transcription termination factor NusA, whose protein sequence is MNVELLRALEQLEEERGISKDVIIEAIEAALLSAYKKNFGSTAQNMRIEMDRATGEMRAYQVRTVVEHVEDPTTQIALAQVREWDPSAQVGDMVEVEVTPKDFGRIAAQTAKQVVVQRLREAERELVYKEFRDREGDIVTGIVQRIERKNVYLDLGRIEAVLPPPEQIPRESYRQGERVKAYVVEVRQGTRGPQIVVSRTHPGLLKRLFELEVPEVYEGIVELKAIAREAGTRSKIAVASRDRNVDAVGACVGPKGSRVQAIVDELRGEKIDIVAWSPDAAQFVAAALSPAKVVRVEIQEPTKTALVVVPDHQLSLAIGREGQNARLAAKLTGWRIDIKSESQIKEIEAQKIFIDLPEDEMAAPPAQAAQAEAAATGSGREEQAS, encoded by the coding sequence ATGAACGTCGAGCTGCTGCGGGCCCTCGAGCAACTCGAGGAAGAACGAGGCATCAGCAAGGATGTCATCATCGAGGCGATCGAGGCGGCACTGCTGTCGGCCTACAAGAAGAACTTTGGGTCGACCGCCCAGAACATGCGGATCGAGATGGACCGCGCCACCGGCGAGATGCGGGCCTACCAGGTGCGCACCGTGGTGGAGCACGTGGAGGACCCGACGACCCAGATCGCCCTGGCCCAGGTGCGGGAGTGGGATCCCAGTGCCCAGGTGGGCGACATGGTCGAGGTGGAGGTGACGCCCAAGGACTTCGGCCGCATCGCGGCGCAGACCGCCAAGCAGGTGGTGGTGCAGCGTCTGCGGGAGGCGGAGCGCGAGCTCGTGTACAAGGAGTTTCGCGATCGCGAAGGGGACATCGTCACCGGCATCGTCCAGCGCATCGAGCGGAAGAACGTCTACCTGGACCTGGGGCGCATCGAGGCGGTCCTGCCGCCCCCGGAGCAGATCCCGCGGGAGTCCTACCGGCAGGGCGAGCGGGTCAAGGCCTACGTGGTGGAGGTACGCCAGGGCACCCGCGGGCCGCAGATCGTGGTGTCGCGAACCCACCCCGGGCTGCTCAAGCGCCTGTTCGAGCTGGAGGTCCCCGAAGTCTACGAGGGCATCGTCGAGCTCAAGGCCATTGCGCGGGAAGCCGGTACCCGGAGCAAGATCGCCGTGGCTTCCCGCGATCGGAACGTGGACGCGGTGGGCGCGTGCGTGGGACCCAAGGGGTCTCGGGTCCAGGCCATCGTGGACGAACTGCGGGGCGAGAAGATCGACATCGTGGCCTGGAGCCCGGACGCCGCACAGTTCGTGGCCGCGGCGCTGAGCCCGGCCAAGGTCGTGCGGGTGGAGATCCAGGAGCCGACCAAGACGGCCCTGGTGGTCGTGCCCGACCACCAGCTGTCGCTGGCGATCGGGCGCGAGGGGCAGAACGCCCGCCTGGCGGCCAAGCTCACGGGATGGCGGATCGACATCAAGAGCGAGTCGCAGATCAAGGAGATCGAGGCGCAGAAGATCTTCATCGATCTGCCCGAGGACGAGATGGCGGCGCCCCCGGCACAGGCCGCGCAGGCGGAGGCGGCGGCCACGGGCAGCGGACGCGAGGAGCAGGCCAGCTAG
- the rimP gene encoding ribosome maturation factor RimP: protein MTTRGPAWTAQVEALAAAVAARHGLTLVGVDVLGEGRRTVVRVFVEGATAVSVEDCARVSEELSRALDLHDPIPHAYTLEVASPGLDRPLRSEADFTRFAGRKVDVTTREPIGGRRRWRGHLVGLEGSDVVLDADVGRVRLPLAAVVAARLVVEMEDLREDFERGGRAGS from the coding sequence ATGACGACGCGGGGGCCGGCGTGGACGGCCCAGGTGGAGGCGCTGGCGGCTGCAGTGGCCGCCCGGCACGGCCTCACCCTGGTCGGCGTGGACGTGCTCGGCGAGGGGCGCCGGACCGTGGTGCGCGTCTTCGTCGAGGGGGCCACGGCGGTCTCGGTGGAGGACTGCGCGCGCGTCTCCGAGGAACTGAGCCGCGCGCTCGACCTGCACGATCCCATCCCGCACGCCTACACGCTGGAGGTGGCGTCGCCGGGGCTGGATCGGCCGCTGCGCAGCGAGGCCGACTTCACCCGGTTCGCCGGGCGCAAGGTCGACGTGACGACCCGGGAGCCCATCGGGGGGCGCCGGCGGTGGCGCGGGCATCTGGTGGGCCTGGAAGGGAGTGACGTGGTCCTGGACGCCGACGTCGGGCGCGTGCGGCTGCCCCTGGCAGCCGTGGTGGCGGCGCGGCTGGTGGTGGAGATGGAGGACCTGCGGGAGGACTTCGAGCGGGGAGGACGTGCGGGGTCATGA
- the asnS gene encoding asparagine--tRNA ligase, protein MTRAPAVVVEALPRHLDHEVTVRGWLANRRSSGKIHFLLVRDGTGIVQVVMSKQDVPDAVFAAADRLPLESSLVVTGRVRADRRAPGGVELAATDLHVVHEAEDYPITPKAHGIEFLMDHRHLWLRSRRQHAIQRVRATVIRAMTDYLDDHGFLRVDAPILTPAAVEGTTTLFATQYFDLGTAYLTQSGQLYNEAAAMAFGRVYCFGPTFRAEKSKTRRHLVEFWMLEPEAAFMEFDEYLALAEEFVAFVVARVLERCRRELGVLERDPAPLERVVPPFPRISYDEALALLAAHGKPVAWGEDLGGDEETVISQAFDRPVFVHRFPVQCKAFYMQPDPARPEVVLGADLLAPEGYGEIIGGGQRIHDLALLRQRLAEHGLPEETYRWYLDLRRYGSVPHSGFGIGIERTVAWLCRLDHVREAVPFPRLLNRLYP, encoded by the coding sequence GTGACCCGGGCGCCCGCGGTCGTCGTGGAGGCCCTGCCGCGCCACCTGGACCACGAGGTGACGGTGCGCGGGTGGCTGGCCAACCGGCGCAGCAGCGGCAAGATCCACTTCCTGCTGGTCCGCGACGGGACGGGCATCGTCCAGGTCGTGATGAGCAAACAGGACGTCCCCGACGCGGTGTTCGCCGCCGCCGACCGGCTGCCGCTGGAGAGCAGTCTCGTCGTCACCGGGCGCGTGCGCGCCGACCGCCGCGCGCCGGGCGGTGTGGAGCTGGCCGCCACCGACCTGCACGTGGTGCACGAAGCCGAGGACTACCCGATCACGCCCAAGGCGCACGGCATCGAGTTCCTCATGGACCACCGGCACCTCTGGCTGCGCAGCCGCCGCCAGCACGCCATCCAGCGGGTGCGCGCCACGGTGATCCGGGCCATGACCGACTACCTGGACGACCATGGGTTTCTCCGGGTGGACGCCCCGATCCTCACGCCCGCGGCGGTCGAGGGCACCACCACCCTGTTTGCCACGCAGTACTTCGACCTGGGCACAGCGTACCTCACGCAGTCGGGCCAGCTCTACAACGAGGCGGCGGCCATGGCGTTCGGCCGCGTCTACTGCTTCGGCCCGACGTTCCGGGCCGAGAAGAGCAAGACCCGCCGCCATCTGGTCGAGTTCTGGATGCTGGAGCCGGAAGCGGCGTTCATGGAGTTCGACGAGTACCTGGCGCTGGCCGAGGAGTTCGTGGCGTTCGTCGTCGCGCGGGTGCTCGAGCGGTGCCGCCGCGAGCTGGGGGTGCTGGAACGCGATCCGGCGCCGCTGGAGCGCGTGGTGCCGCCGTTCCCGCGGATCTCCTACGACGAGGCGCTGGCCCTGCTGGCGGCCCACGGCAAGCCGGTGGCCTGGGGCGAGGACCTCGGGGGCGACGAGGAGACCGTCATCAGCCAGGCGTTCGACCGACCGGTATTCGTGCACCGCTTCCCCGTGCAGTGCAAGGCGTTCTACATGCAGCCCGACCCTGCGCGGCCCGAGGTGGTGCTGGGCGCCGATCTGCTGGCGCCGGAAGGGTACGGGGAGATCATCGGTGGCGGGCAGCGCATTCACGACCTGGCGCTCCTGCGGCAGCGGCTGGCCGAGCACGGGTTGCCCGAGGAGACGTACCGGTGGTACCTCGACCTGCGCCGCTACGGCTCCGTCCCGCATTCGGGCTTCGGCATCGGCATCGAGCGGACGGTCGCCTGGCTGTGCCGGCTGGACCACGTGCGCGAGGCCGTGCCGTTTCCCCGGCTGCTCAACCGGCTGTACCCGTAG
- a CDS encoding HAD-IA family hydrolase: MSGVRTRSSSPGAMARAVLVIFDLDNTLVDSRIDFTGLRRALLALWETVGPLPAPAEQLARLAIPDLVARLAAAAPALAEAAWALVARFEAEGLHDARPAPGAARVLATLARRGVRLAVLTNNSRAAALAALAAGDLMQYVTVLVGREDTPALKPDPAGVRQIVARLGPATAYLVGDSWIDAAAAAAAGVRFVGVGPRRADVEARGFRPWAWVSRLEDLLTVDLSA; the protein is encoded by the coding sequence GTGAGCGGTGTGCGCACCCGGTCGTCCTCTCCTGGTGCGATGGCCCGCGCGGTGCTCGTCATCTTCGACCTCGACAACACCCTGGTGGACTCCCGCATCGACTTCACCGGGCTCCGCCGGGCCCTGCTGGCCTTGTGGGAGACCGTCGGGCCGCTGCCGGCGCCGGCGGAGCAGCTGGCGCGTCTGGCGATCCCGGACCTCGTCGCGCGGCTTGCCGCGGCTGCGCCCGCGCTGGCCGAGGCGGCCTGGGCGCTCGTGGCCCGCTTTGAGGCGGAGGGGTTGCACGATGCCCGTCCGGCACCCGGTGCCGCCCGGGTGCTCGCCACCCTGGCGCGCCGCGGCGTCCGGCTCGCCGTGCTGACCAACAACAGCCGCGCTGCCGCCCTCGCGGCCCTGGCAGCCGGGGACCTCATGCAGTACGTCACGGTGCTGGTAGGCCGCGAGGACACCCCCGCCCTCAAGCCGGACCCGGCCGGGGTCCGCCAGATCGTGGCGCGCCTGGGACCGGCCACCGCGTACCTGGTGGGCGATTCGTGGATCGATGCCGCCGCCGCTGCGGCCGCCGGCGTTCGGTTCGTGGGCGTCGGGCCGCGCCGGGCGGACGTCGAGGCGCGCGGCTTTCGCCCGTGGGCGTGGGTATCCCGCCTGGAGGACCTGCTCACCGTGGATCTCTCCGCCTGA
- a CDS encoding ParA family protein has protein sequence MSAEAQVIGLVNQKGGCGKTTTAVNLSASLAAAGYPTLLIDLDPQANATVSLGIDPATLDRTVYHVIVDMGTDDGLPLAAVIRPTSVAGLEVAPSSIDLAAAEMELVSRIGREQALRRRLQPLRERYAFILIDTPPSLGLLTLNALVACDGIIIPIQTHYYALLGMRQLLRTLKMVRDELGHQVEIVGVLPTMYDARTTISKEILQGIHEYFPNQVFHTTIHFNIKLVESSMSGVPLFLTNPESRGAKEYMSLAHEVIAHAQRARGAPARR, from the coding sequence GTGAGTGCCGAGGCGCAGGTCATCGGGCTGGTCAACCAGAAGGGCGGGTGCGGCAAGACCACCACGGCCGTCAACCTCAGCGCCTCGCTGGCGGCAGCAGGCTACCCCACGCTGCTGATCGACCTGGACCCGCAGGCGAACGCCACCGTCAGCCTCGGGATCGACCCGGCCACCCTGGACCGCACCGTCTACCATGTCATCGTGGACATGGGTACCGACGACGGGCTGCCGCTGGCCGCCGTGATCCGCCCAACGTCGGTGGCGGGCCTCGAGGTGGCGCCCTCCTCCATCGACCTGGCGGCAGCCGAGATGGAGCTCGTGTCCCGGATCGGGCGCGAACAGGCCCTGCGCCGGCGGCTGCAGCCGCTGCGGGAGCGCTACGCCTTCATCCTGATCGACACGCCGCCGTCGCTGGGGTTGCTGACCCTCAACGCCCTGGTGGCGTGTGACGGGATCATCATCCCGATCCAGACCCACTACTACGCGCTGCTGGGGATGCGCCAGCTGCTGCGCACCCTGAAGATGGTGCGCGACGAGCTCGGGCACCAGGTGGAGATCGTCGGCGTGCTCCCCACGATGTACGACGCCCGCACGACGATCAGCAAGGAGATCCTCCAGGGAATCCACGAGTACTTCCCGAATCAGGTGTTCCACACAACGATCCACTTCAACATCAAGCTGGTGGAGTCGTCGATGAGCGGCGTACCGCTGTTCCTGACCAATCCGGAGTCGCGGGGCGCCAAGGAGTACATGAGCCTGGCTCACGAGGTGATCGCCCATGCCCAGCGGGCGCGAGGAGCTCCGGCGCGGCGTTAG
- a CDS encoding fructose-1,6-bisphosphatase yields the protein MRITVSVIKADVGAIGGHTVPSAELLAIARRGVEQARGTLLIDGYVCHCGDDLGLIMTHTRGPSDPEIHRLAWDIFMEATEKAKAQGLYGAGQDMLKDAFSGNVRGLGPGSAEMEFEERPNEAFMVLLADKCGPGALNLPLYLAFADPMYSPGLMLSEGLHDGFTFHIMDMDHTEGDRIIVLDAPERLYDIATLLRDTNRYAIESIWSRKYPTEQAAAVGTTRLRNIAGRYVGKDDPPAVVRVQKIFPATEEFGPPFAVGAFVGGDTRGSHNLPLMPVPMNTPASTFFCVPMVCALGFSVHEGRLTGPADLFADPVWHHVRAQITAKAMEMRRQGFFEPATLPYSELEYGGIVARLRRLDREFRIRDGQPAAPAGVRADAGDPD from the coding sequence ATGCGGATCACGGTCAGTGTCATCAAGGCCGATGTGGGTGCCATCGGCGGTCACACGGTACCCAGTGCGGAGCTGCTGGCCATTGCGCGGAGGGGCGTGGAGCAGGCCAGGGGCACGTTGCTCATCGACGGGTACGTCTGCCACTGCGGCGACGACCTGGGGCTGATCATGACCCACACCCGCGGGCCGAGCGACCCCGAGATCCACCGGCTGGCCTGGGACATCTTCATGGAGGCCACCGAGAAGGCGAAGGCCCAGGGCCTCTACGGCGCCGGGCAGGACATGCTCAAGGATGCGTTCTCCGGGAACGTGCGGGGCCTGGGCCCCGGCAGCGCGGAGATGGAGTTCGAGGAGCGTCCCAACGAAGCGTTCATGGTGTTGCTGGCCGACAAGTGCGGGCCGGGGGCGCTCAACCTGCCCCTGTACCTGGCGTTCGCCGACCCCATGTACTCGCCCGGTCTCATGCTCTCGGAAGGCCTCCACGACGGGTTCACCTTCCACATCATGGACATGGACCACACGGAGGGCGACCGCATCATCGTGCTGGATGCGCCCGAGCGCCTCTACGACATCGCGACGCTGCTGCGCGACACCAACCGGTACGCCATCGAGTCCATCTGGTCGCGCAAGTACCCCACCGAGCAGGCGGCGGCGGTGGGGACGACGCGGCTGCGCAACATCGCGGGCCGGTACGTGGGCAAGGACGACCCGCCGGCCGTGGTGCGGGTCCAGAAGATCTTCCCGGCCACCGAAGAGTTCGGCCCGCCGTTCGCCGTAGGGGCGTTCGTGGGCGGTGACACCCGCGGCAGCCACAACCTGCCGCTGATGCCGGTGCCGATGAACACGCCGGCGTCCACGTTCTTCTGTGTGCCAATGGTGTGCGCGCTGGGCTTCTCGGTCCACGAGGGCCGGCTGACTGGGCCCGCCGACCTGTTCGCGGACCCCGTGTGGCACCACGTGCGGGCCCAGATCACCGCCAAGGCCATGGAGATGCGCCGGCAGGGGTTCTTCGAGCCAGCGACGCTGCCCTACTCGGAGCTGGAGTACGGCGGCATCGTGGCACGGCTGCGCCGCCTGGATCGGGAGTTCCGGATTCGCGACGGTCAACCGGCAGCGCCGGCGGGTGTCCGGGCCGACGCCGGCGACCCCGACTGA
- a CDS encoding CCA tRNA nucleotidyltransferase, translated as MPPALRPGLDVALRLWAAGWETYLVGGVVRDVLLGRTPHDLDIVTAAPPEAVTHLFPRTVPLGAAFGVVGVVAGERVFQVATFRREGPYHDGRRPSWVEYADVRDDVQRRDFTVNALLYDPRTGAVLDFVGGRADLAARLVRTVGEPAARFAEDHLRLLRAVRLAAELEFAIEPATLAAIRTLAPAIAGVSAERIRDELVRLLTAPARASGLRLLHEVGLLAVVLPEVEATVGVPQPPAFHPEGDVFTHTCLALQALRAPTPVLALATLLHDVGKPVTMTVSDRIRFHGHAEAGAGIAEQVCRRLRLSAAELRAVVALVRDHQRVEDVPKMRPGRARRFLRREDIDDLLELYRADCLASHGDLAVYDRVMAMLREVRAEASRPRLLTGHDLIAMGYRPGPQFARILEAVEDARAEGRIATAEEARALVRAQFPAGGASADAEAAGRISQGGASGGDRDGA; from the coding sequence TTGCCGCCGGCGCTGCGTCCCGGGCTCGACGTGGCGTTGCGCCTGTGGGCCGCTGGTTGGGAGACGTATCTCGTCGGCGGCGTGGTGCGCGACGTGCTCCTGGGCCGGACGCCCCACGATCTGGATATCGTCACCGCGGCCCCGCCCGAGGCGGTGACCCACCTGTTCCCCAGAACGGTCCCCCTGGGGGCGGCCTTTGGCGTCGTGGGCGTCGTGGCGGGCGAGCGCGTCTTTCAGGTGGCGACGTTTCGCCGCGAAGGACCCTACCACGACGGACGGCGGCCGTCGTGGGTGGAGTACGCCGACGTGCGCGACGACGTGCAGCGGCGTGACTTCACCGTCAACGCCCTGCTGTACGATCCCCGTACCGGCGCCGTCCTCGACTTCGTGGGGGGGCGGGCGGATCTGGCCGCCCGCCTGGTGCGCACGGTCGGCGAGCCCGCCGCGCGGTTTGCGGAGGACCACCTGCGGCTGCTACGGGCCGTCCGCCTGGCCGCGGAGCTGGAGTTCGCCATCGAGCCCGCCACGCTCGCGGCGATCCGCACCCTGGCACCGGCGATCGCCGGGGTCAGCGCCGAGCGCATCCGCGACGAGCTGGTGCGGCTGCTGACGGCGCCGGCACGGGCCAGCGGGCTGCGCCTGCTGCACGAGGTCGGCCTGCTGGCCGTGGTGCTGCCCGAGGTCGAGGCCACCGTGGGCGTCCCGCAGCCGCCGGCGTTTCACCCCGAGGGCGACGTCTTCACCCACACCTGTCTGGCGCTGCAGGCGCTGCGGGCGCCGACGCCGGTGCTGGCGCTGGCCACCCTGCTGCACGACGTGGGCAAACCGGTGACCATGACCGTGAGCGACCGCATTCGCTTCCACGGGCATGCGGAAGCGGGCGCGGGAATCGCCGAACAGGTCTGCCGTCGTCTGCGCCTGTCGGCGGCGGAACTGCGCGCCGTCGTCGCCCTCGTCCGCGACCACCAGCGGGTGGAGGACGTGCCGAAGATGCGGCCGGGCCGGGCCCGCCGGTTCCTACGCCGCGAGGACATCGACGACCTGCTCGAACTCTACCGTGCCGACTGCCTGGCGAGCCATGGCGACCTGGCGGTCTACGACCGCGTGATGGCCATGCTGCGGGAGGTGCGCGCCGAGGCGTCCCGGCCGCGGCTGCTCACCGGCCACGATCTCATCGCCATGGGGTACCGACCCGGTCCGCAGTTCGCCAGGATCCTCGAGGCAGTGGAAGACGCCCGCGCGGAGGGGCGCATCGCGACCGCCGAGGAGGCCCGGGCGCTGGTGCGGGCGCAGTTCCCGGCAGGAGGCGCCAGCGCCGACGCCGAAGCCGCCGGCCGGATATCCCAGGGCGGTGCATCCGGAGGCGACCGTGACGGAGCGTGA